One window of Verrucomicrobiia bacterium genomic DNA carries:
- a CDS encoding DUF4132 domain-containing protein, with translation MAAIIKALDELATKAWHKEWANPAWKQFILSGDESHLKKIPKLETTAWLPGELLLALGHPATLDESGKRFLTACLKLDHPGAIGSWIGHVTTHNPADAEVFHRAQAVAVELGCPSKRLASELIRHVRLLDLTDRSTTAAGRHLLQVDDGVLEHLLRDHCTNGIDSSVIALLFSTHAPNRWLQQLERLKTADVFPELHFNVWIWPMELAPSMFLEVSATAFERLTLWDSRFEIGKRLHTAAPERFVAAMEKLAVTQLVAVDSRRQVNLGEQSRQSGAWLARHRARAQFPLLQRYFALELSGAWHIRFQSDYKIENLEIAVQTLGRDAIPLLDSCFATSQPEVQLKALKFWAGIKSSEDTEAIAKNLRILFAEEDGSVLSRAVRLSGDIALEAMENDLWPLLAHKSKPVREAAAVTLAKLGESRLPKTKELWAIRRADARIAAVAWLKAIGTPAAAAALKTRLDTEEDDNVRDAILLALEKLQGGTVALSPKEFAERIQKTLQKVKDSPVPWLDPKKLPMPRLRDGSTLPVDSLLYLLYRQSRVKEMRADIEAKPLYQQIDRKTSGDLALAVVQAFFASKGDADDRWTMAFAAIVGDDRLVPVLTRQTKEWADNMRGKLAEYAVQSLALMGSDSALLAVDAMAIRYRAKNKNIGKAASEAFAEAAQARGLTVEELGDLVVPWLGFPPGQPRLIATGKATVEVRITEDFKLAFRDVATNKKVAKLPDSIPAELKAEFKEMTASLKEAVKSQLLRMETLMVRQFRWPMKRWQELYLQHPLLLPFAQRLVWATYDDTGKLTGTFRILEDHSATDAQDEAVKLPNGGQVGVVHPLELDAALRQQWITHLADYEVVPPFAQMERPVIKVATGTEKTKFGDEVLNTKLNGITFKGRAERLGWARGSVCDAGCINYYLKSFPATGVDVFVETEGMYVGIDMYSEITLGKVFFVKHGSVQIGSYVYDEPSDADDARLLAYQDVPVIAFSEAMGDLAKIAGKSTSAVEADDSTN, from the coding sequence ATGGCAGCGATCATCAAGGCATTGGATGAACTGGCAACCAAGGCGTGGCACAAGGAGTGGGCGAACCCGGCATGGAAACAATTCATTCTTTCAGGCGATGAATCCCACCTGAAGAAAATCCCGAAACTTGAGACCACAGCGTGGCTTCCCGGAGAACTTCTGCTTGCGCTTGGCCATCCGGCGACGCTCGATGAATCGGGCAAACGTTTTCTCACTGCCTGCCTGAAGCTTGATCACCCGGGCGCGATCGGCAGTTGGATCGGCCACGTCACCACCCACAACCCTGCCGATGCCGAGGTATTCCACCGGGCTCAAGCTGTGGCGGTTGAATTGGGCTGTCCCTCTAAACGGCTCGCCTCCGAACTTATCCGGCATGTCCGTCTGCTAGACCTGACAGACCGCTCCACCACCGCTGCCGGACGTCATCTGCTCCAGGTGGACGACGGCGTTCTGGAACATCTACTCAGGGATCACTGCACCAACGGTATTGATTCGTCGGTGATCGCACTGCTCTTTTCAACCCACGCACCGAACCGGTGGTTGCAACAGCTCGAACGATTGAAGACAGCCGATGTTTTCCCAGAGTTGCATTTCAATGTTTGGATCTGGCCGATGGAGCTCGCGCCATCGATGTTTCTTGAAGTCTCCGCCACTGCCTTTGAGAGACTGACTCTTTGGGATTCCCGTTTTGAGATCGGCAAACGGTTGCACACTGCCGCTCCGGAACGGTTCGTGGCCGCGATGGAAAAGCTGGCTGTCACCCAATTGGTGGCCGTTGATTCACGCAGACAGGTCAATCTAGGAGAACAATCCCGCCAATCGGGCGCATGGCTCGCCCGACATCGCGCCCGCGCCCAGTTCCCATTACTCCAGAGATACTTCGCCCTGGAACTCAGCGGTGCATGGCATATCCGTTTCCAAAGCGACTACAAGATCGAGAACCTGGAGATCGCCGTCCAAACCTTAGGACGCGATGCCATCCCTCTGCTGGATTCGTGTTTCGCCACCTCACAACCAGAAGTGCAATTGAAGGCACTGAAATTCTGGGCAGGAATCAAGTCCTCCGAAGACACCGAAGCAATCGCCAAGAACTTACGGATTCTGTTTGCCGAGGAGGACGGCTCGGTCTTGTCCCGGGCGGTTCGCTTGAGCGGAGACATCGCGCTCGAAGCGATGGAAAACGATCTCTGGCCCTTGCTGGCCCACAAATCAAAGCCGGTGCGCGAAGCGGCGGCCGTGACGCTGGCGAAACTGGGTGAATCCCGCCTGCCGAAGACCAAGGAATTGTGGGCGATTCGCCGGGCAGATGCGCGGATCGCAGCCGTGGCATGGTTAAAGGCGATCGGAACACCCGCGGCGGCAGCGGCGTTGAAGACGCGGTTAGATACTGAAGAGGATGACAACGTCCGGGACGCGATCCTGCTCGCGCTGGAAAAATTACAAGGCGGGACAGTGGCCCTGAGCCCGAAGGAGTTTGCGGAACGGATCCAAAAAACCCTCCAGAAGGTCAAGGATTCTCCGGTGCCATGGCTGGACCCAAAGAAGCTGCCCATGCCGCGTCTGCGCGACGGCTCGACCCTGCCGGTGGATTCGCTGCTGTATCTGCTGTACCGGCAATCACGCGTGAAGGAGATGCGCGCAGACATCGAGGCCAAGCCGCTCTACCAGCAGATCGATCGCAAGACCTCGGGGGACCTAGCCCTCGCGGTGGTACAAGCCTTCTTCGCCTCAAAAGGAGATGCGGATGACCGCTGGACGATGGCCTTCGCAGCGATCGTCGGCGATGACCGCCTCGTGCCCGTCCTCACCCGCCAGACCAAGGAATGGGCGGACAACATGCGGGGCAAGCTCGCCGAGTATGCCGTGCAATCCCTCGCCTTGATGGGTTCGGATTCCGCACTGCTTGCCGTGGACGCCATGGCCATCCGGTATCGCGCCAAGAACAAGAATATCGGCAAGGCGGCCAGCGAAGCGTTCGCCGAGGCGGCCCAGGCCCGAGGCCTGACCGTTGAGGAATTGGGCGATCTGGTCGTGCCCTGGCTGGGGTTCCCACCGGGACAGCCCCGACTCATCGCGACCGGGAAGGCGACCGTGGAGGTGCGCATCACCGAGGATTTCAAACTCGCCTTTCGCGATGTGGCGACGAACAAGAAGGTCGCCAAGCTGCCGGACAGCATCCCGGCGGAATTGAAGGCGGAGTTCAAGGAGATGACGGCCAGCCTGAAGGAAGCGGTGAAATCGCAGTTGCTGCGGATGGAGACCCTGATGGTGCGCCAATTCCGCTGGCCGATGAAACGCTGGCAGGAGCTTTACCTCCAGCATCCCCTGCTACTGCCCTTCGCACAAAGGCTCGTGTGGGCGACGTATGATGACACCGGCAAACTCACCGGCACGTTCCGCATCCTGGAGGATCATTCGGCGACAGACGCCCAGGATGAAGCGGTGAAGCTGCCCAACGGCGGCCAGGTGGGTGTGGTGCATCCGCTCGAACTCGACGCCGCACTGCGCCAGCAATGGATCACGCACCTGGCGGACTATGAGGTGGTCCCGCCCTTTGCGCAGATGGAACGGCCTGTCATCAAGGTCGCGACCGGCACAGAGAAAACCAAATTCGGCGATGAAGTGCTCAACACCAAACTGAACGGCATCACGTTCAAGGGCCGCGCCGAACGCCTTGGCTGGGCGCGCGGCTCCGTCTGCGATGCGGGTTGCATCAATTACTATCTGAAAAGTTTTCCGGCGACGGGCGTGGATGTGTTCGTGGAAACGGAAGGGATGTACGTGGGCATCGATATGTACTCAGAGATCACTCTCGGCAAGGTCTTCTTCGTGAAGCACGGCAGCGTGCAAATCGGCAGCTATGTTTATGACGAGCCCAGCGATGCAGACGACGCCCGCCTGCTAGCCTATCAGGACGTGCCCGTGATCGCCTTCTCGGAAGCGATGGGAGATCTCGCAAAGATCGCCGGAAAATCAACCTCAGCCGTCGAGGCGGACGATTCCACCAACTAA
- a CDS encoding DUF456 domain-containing protein, which translates to MSMEQMAGLALALVIMAIGMLGSILPGLPSTPIVFLAAVGHRLYFKDTGPGGIVLTLMLGVMLLSMVMDYLATMYGAKKLGATKRGVIGAMIGALVGIFFNLPGLILGPFIGAFAFEMSGGRETREAAKAGAGATLGLFAGAIGKLACCIAMIGMFVVNVLYRSLSAS; encoded by the coding sequence ATGAGTATGGAGCAAATGGCGGGTTTGGCACTGGCGCTGGTCATCATGGCCATCGGCATGCTGGGCAGTATTCTACCAGGATTGCCGAGCACACCCATCGTGTTCTTGGCGGCGGTCGGTCATCGGCTTTATTTCAAGGACACCGGTCCGGGCGGCATCGTGCTCACGCTCATGCTGGGTGTGATGCTGCTCTCCATGGTCATGGATTATCTGGCCACGATGTATGGTGCTAAGAAATTGGGAGCGACCAAACGTGGTGTCATCGGCGCGATGATTGGTGCGCTGGTCGGAATCTTCTTTAATCTGCCAGGATTGATTCTCGGCCCCTTCATCGGTGCGTTCGCGTTTGAGATGAGCGGTGGGCGCGAGACTCGTGAAGCGGCGAAAGCGGGTGCGGGCGCGACGCTCGGCTTGTTCGCAGGTGCGATAGGGAAACTGGCGTGCTGCATTGCGATGATCGGTATGTTCGTCGTTAATGTGCTGTATCGCAGTTTGAGTGCTTCGTAA